One genomic segment of Pedobacter endophyticus includes these proteins:
- a CDS encoding RNA polymerase sigma-70 factor yields the protein MDVLAITTGQDLIHIIEKGRPAVFTRFYTSYFQKLLLASDKYVKDVYVAEEVVQDVFLKIWEQPNRILAVRSIKSYLYKAVINASINYLNRQRNIGQHHLKLIAELSDDCVNDLEEENEIILLLHREIERLPVQCRKIFKLSRFEHLKYKEIAAELGISEKTVENHIGHALKTLRNRFMNDKQLHKKGKSFLFNSYLF from the coding sequence ATGGATGTTTTAGCCATAACAACGGGACAAGACTTAATTCACATTATTGAGAAGGGCCGTCCTGCGGTCTTTACCCGATTTTATACCTCTTATTTCCAGAAGCTATTATTGGCGAGCGATAAATATGTAAAAGATGTTTACGTGGCCGAGGAAGTTGTTCAAGACGTTTTCCTGAAAATTTGGGAGCAACCAAACCGAATTCTAGCCGTGAGATCAATTAAATCTTACCTCTATAAAGCAGTAATTAATGCATCTATTAATTACCTGAACCGCCAAAGAAACATCGGTCAGCATCACTTAAAGCTCATTGCTGAATTATCTGACGATTGTGTAAACGATCTTGAAGAGGAAAATGAGATTATTCTTCTCCTTCACCGCGAAATAGAAAGGCTGCCCGTTCAGTGTAGAAAAATCTTTAAGCTGAGCCGCTTTGAGCATTTAAAGTATAAGGAGATTGCCGCAGAGCTCGGAATTTCCGAAAAAACTGTCGAGAACCACATTGGCCATGCGTTAAAGACGCTACGTAACCGCTTTATGAATGATAAGCAATTGCATAAAAAGGGCAAAAGCTTTCTTTTTAATAGTTATTTGTTCTAA
- a CDS encoding FecR family protein produces MLNQSEYLNLVVRYLNAPQDKELCSRILSFRSESAENESYFKEMERIWLFSSAADRLSLLDPKQSEKRFHLALGRPTHRTGTLKKWISGIAASFLLIGLLLVWLKYGKSVEIVTAKTNQNQTDTIFLADGSKVILAQNSELQYASKFDNGTREVRLNKGKAFFLIAKDANRPFSVDVADSRVSVLGTSFNVNLSNTTIDIDVKTGRVQFSVNQASGSAMLTAGRGLSYSRRTKQTTLRRAVNPDSWLTKHLIFVDAPLEEVCRQVGSCYGVQIRLKSGEQTSKKLNGTFEHEDLEDVLKILEQTYNLKIDRRGDEITIEP; encoded by the coding sequence ATGCTTAACCAATCCGAATACCTGAACTTAGTTGTTCGGTATTTAAATGCCCCTCAGGATAAGGAACTCTGTTCCAGGATCTTGTCTTTCAGGTCCGAATCGGCTGAAAATGAATCCTATTTTAAGGAAATGGAACGGATTTGGCTTTTTTCGTCGGCAGCAGATAGGCTCAGTTTACTCGATCCAAAACAAAGCGAAAAAAGATTTCATTTGGCTTTAGGGCGTCCAACGCATCGAACAGGTACGCTTAAAAAATGGATTAGTGGCATTGCAGCCAGCTTTTTACTGATCGGTTTATTGCTTGTGTGGCTTAAGTATGGCAAAAGCGTCGAAATCGTTACGGCCAAAACGAATCAGAATCAAACAGATACCATTTTTTTGGCCGATGGTTCGAAAGTAATTTTAGCGCAGAACAGTGAATTACAATACGCTTCCAAGTTTGATAACGGTACAAGGGAAGTTCGCCTAAATAAAGGCAAAGCTTTTTTTCTTATCGCCAAAGACGCTAATCGGCCCTTTAGCGTAGATGTTGCCGACTCAAGAGTAAGCGTTCTTGGAACATCTTTCAACGTCAATCTTTCAAATACAACCATCGATATAGATGTAAAAACCGGCCGGGTGCAATTTTCGGTAAACCAAGCCTCGGGTTCTGCTATGCTAACTGCCGGACGAGGACTCTCGTATAGTCGGCGTACAAAACAAACAACACTCAGGAGGGCCGTAAATCCAGATTCGTGGTTAACAAAGCACTTGATTTTTGTCGACGCCCCATTAGAGGAAGTTTGCCGGCAAGTAGGCAGTTGCTATGGCGTGCAAATAAGGCTTAAAAGCGGAGAGCAAACAAGCAAGAAGTTGAATGGCACTTTTGAGCACGAAGATTTAGAAGATGTTTTAAAGATTTTGGAACAAACCTACAATCTAAAAATAGATCGACGAGGAGATGAAATTACTATTGAACCTTAA
- a CDS encoding SusC/RagA family TonB-linked outer membrane protein — protein sequence MEKNFYKRNVVISWSRTAMLICAIFWGSLANADNKQANLQPERLENYLKKIEQAYKLSFVYDATEISKAMILDVPAKLTSVQESLEYLKQKNITYSRVGNQVILKLQVERSAEREVTVSGRVRDKKDNSAMPGVSVREVGARNSVSTNQQGEYKITVKDGAKLSFSFIGYKTVEVAVNGRTTIDVSLEEDANQLKEVNVVSTGYQNLNKKLFTGAATALKGADVKQDGITDVSRMLEGRVAGVSVQNVSGTFGAAPKIRVRGATSITGENKPLWVIDGVILEDVVNISNEQLSSGDVSTLIGSSVAGINADDIESFNILKDAAATAQYGARAMNGVVVITTKKGRIGKPLISYTGNFSTYLKPTYDSYNIMNSSDQMSVYSELARKGWLNHSGASRAADGGVFTKMYQLINTYDASSGTFGLANTPEARNAFLSRYATANTDWFDVLFKNSLMQEHAISVSSGTEKSQLYFSTSYLNDNGWAVGNNVERYTANVNAVFNLSEKLRINFITTGSIRNQSAPGTIGRVSNPVEGTYSRDFDINPFSYALNTSRTLTAFDQNGKRENFTRNFVDFNILDELENNSLELSLLDFKLQGGLGYKFNDHFKYDFLASMRYVKSGNEHRVRENSNMANAYRANWDSYVQDNNRFLFRDPEHPELQPIVVLPYGGFYNTNDDFLRSYMIRNSVEYDNTINEKHLINVFATQETRFANRQTRSMIGYGYQYDKGGVPFIDPNIIKQASLSNLNYFSMNNRYDRFAAFMTRAAYSYDGKYSVNATGRYDGSNQLGSSATARWLPTWNISGAWNIDKEEFYGSEVHGNSAQSAISKILNRATIRATYGLTASLGNATNSAIVLRNGSALRPYSNEVESVMNIQYIENRDLTWEKQYETNIGLDLGFFKDRLNLTVDLYNRNGFDLISPLRTSGIGGQYLTTANYADMNTKGIEVTISGPIIKSKDWNWRSNFNFGYNKNKVTELSSPQRIFDLVTADGGPQQGYPYRGLYSVDFTGLNHDTGIPEFINEKGDSSDNVYMQSLVTKYLKYEGPTDPKLTGGFYNSVSYKGFTFNTLFTFSAGNKIRLNPVFATSYSDLDALPNEFKDRWTLPGDELKTNIPSIVDIGAAAGIDGRYPYDTYNYSRVRVADGGFIRLKQVSLSYAVPAEILKHIGAGSASISAVANNFWLIYSDKKLKGQDPEFFASGGVALPIPKQYTLSLKVGF from the coding sequence ATGGAGAAAAATTTCTACAAAAGAAATGTCGTAATAAGTTGGAGCCGAACGGCCATGCTTATCTGCGCAATCTTTTGGGGCAGTTTAGCTAATGCAGACAATAAGCAGGCTAACTTGCAACCCGAAAGACTAGAGAACTATCTGAAAAAGATTGAGCAAGCTTACAAATTGAGCTTTGTTTACGACGCGACGGAGATTAGTAAAGCAATGATTTTGGATGTACCTGCAAAATTAACTTCAGTTCAAGAGTCTCTTGAATACTTAAAACAAAAAAACATAACCTATTCCAGAGTAGGTAACCAGGTTATTCTTAAACTGCAGGTTGAACGATCAGCAGAGCGAGAAGTTACCGTAAGCGGACGCGTTAGAGACAAGAAAGACAATTCTGCCATGCCTGGTGTAAGCGTTAGAGAAGTTGGTGCACGAAATTCTGTATCCACCAATCAACAAGGTGAGTATAAAATTACCGTAAAGGATGGCGCAAAATTGTCATTCTCATTTATCGGCTATAAAACCGTAGAAGTTGCGGTTAATGGCAGAACAACCATTGATGTGAGTTTAGAGGAAGATGCGAATCAACTTAAAGAGGTGAATGTCGTTTCTACAGGATATCAAAACTTAAACAAGAAGTTATTTACCGGGGCCGCCACAGCCTTAAAAGGGGCAGACGTAAAGCAAGACGGTATTACCGACGTAAGCCGGATGCTTGAAGGACGTGTTGCTGGTGTGTCTGTTCAAAATGTTTCAGGGACTTTCGGTGCAGCGCCGAAAATCCGTGTTCGTGGGGCAACATCAATTACGGGTGAAAATAAGCCACTTTGGGTTATAGATGGGGTAATTTTAGAAGATGTGGTTAATATTTCAAACGAACAGTTGTCATCTGGGGATGTAAGTACATTAATAGGTTCATCGGTTGCGGGGATCAACGCTGATGATATTGAGAGTTTTAATATTTTAAAAGATGCTGCAGCAACTGCCCAATATGGTGCAAGGGCAATGAATGGGGTGGTTGTTATTACAACGAAAAAAGGCCGAATTGGTAAACCATTGATTTCCTATACAGGCAATTTTTCCACCTATTTAAAGCCAACGTATGATAGTTATAATATCATGAATTCATCAGACCAAATGTCTGTTTATTCAGAGTTGGCACGTAAAGGGTGGTTAAATCACTCAGGTGCCTCAAGAGCGGCAGATGGCGGTGTGTTTACCAAAATGTATCAGTTGATTAATACTTACGATGCTAGTTCAGGCACGTTTGGATTAGCTAACACACCAGAGGCTCGAAATGCATTTTTATCGCGTTATGCAACCGCCAATACCGATTGGTTTGATGTGCTTTTTAAAAACTCGCTCATGCAGGAACACGCAATTAGCGTGTCGTCAGGTACAGAGAAATCTCAGTTGTATTTTTCAACGAGTTATTTAAACGACAATGGTTGGGCTGTTGGAAACAACGTAGAACGTTATACAGCTAATGTAAATGCTGTTTTTAACCTGTCAGAAAAGTTAAGGATTAACTTTATTACAACAGGATCAATTCGTAATCAAAGTGCACCTGGAACAATAGGTCGCGTGAGCAATCCGGTAGAAGGAACTTATTCGAGAGATTTCGACATCAATCCATTTAGCTACGCCTTAAACACCAGTAGAACGCTCACTGCTTTCGATCAGAATGGAAAAAGAGAGAATTTTACCAGAAACTTTGTGGATTTTAATATCCTTGATGAATTAGAAAACAATTCCTTGGAATTGAGCTTGTTGGATTTCAAGCTTCAGGGGGGATTAGGGTACAAGTTTAACGATCATTTCAAATATGATTTCCTCGCCTCGATGAGGTATGTTAAAAGCGGAAATGAGCATAGGGTAAGAGAAAATTCTAATATGGCCAATGCTTACCGAGCAAATTGGGATTCTTATGTTCAAGATAACAATCGTTTTTTGTTCCGCGATCCTGAGCACCCAGAGTTACAGCCGATAGTTGTTTTGCCTTATGGCGGTTTTTACAACACAAATGATGATTTTTTACGGTCATATATGATTCGAAACTCAGTTGAATACGATAATACCATCAACGAAAAACATTTAATAAATGTGTTTGCAACTCAAGAAACCAGGTTCGCAAACCGTCAAACCAGAAGCATGATTGGCTATGGTTATCAATATGATAAAGGAGGAGTTCCATTTATTGATCCAAATATTATTAAGCAAGCTTCATTGAGTAACTTGAACTACTTTTCGATGAACAACCGATACGACAGGTTTGCCGCTTTTATGACCAGGGCAGCTTATTCTTATGATGGTAAATATTCGGTGAACGCTACTGGGAGGTACGATGGATCAAATCAATTGGGTAGCTCTGCTACTGCCCGATGGCTGCCAACCTGGAATATATCCGGAGCTTGGAACATCGATAAAGAAGAATTTTATGGTTCAGAAGTCCATGGCAATTCTGCCCAGTCCGCAATAAGCAAAATCTTAAACCGTGCCACCATCAGAGCAACGTATGGATTAACAGCCAGTTTAGGTAATGCTACCAACTCTGCCATAGTATTAAGAAATGGAAGTGCTTTAAGACCCTATTCAAACGAAGTTGAGTCAGTAATGAATATTCAATATATCGAAAATCGAGACTTAACCTGGGAAAAGCAATATGAAACCAATATTGGACTTGATTTAGGTTTTTTCAAAGATCGGTTAAATTTGACCGTCGATTTGTATAACAGAAACGGATTCGATCTAATTAGTCCGCTTCGGACATCGGGTATTGGTGGGCAGTACTTAACAACTGCCAACTATGCCGACATGAACACTAAAGGGATCGAGGTAACGATAAGCGGGCCAATCATTAAATCAAAAGATTGGAATTGGAGAAGCAATTTCAATTTTGGATATAACAAAAATAAAGTAACCGAGCTTTCGAGCCCACAACGGATATTCGATTTAGTAACGGCTGACGGAGGCCCGCAACAAGGGTATCCATACCGTGGATTATATTCTGTGGATTTTACCGGATTAAATCATGATACCGGTATCCCTGAATTTATCAACGAAAAGGGCGATAGTAGCGATAATGTTTATATGCAAAGTTTGGTAACCAAATACCTTAAATATGAAGGTCCGACGGACCCCAAGTTGACAGGAGGTTTCTACAATTCGGTTAGTTACAAAGGGTTTACCTTCAATACACTGTTCACCTTCTCAGCCGGAAATAAAATCAGATTGAACCCCGTTTTTGCAACATCATACTCTGATTTAGACGCTCTTCCAAACGAATTTAAAGATAGATGGACCCTACCTGGAGATGAGCTTAAAACGAATATTCCGTCAATTGTCGATATTGGGGCTGCGGCTGGCATAGACGGCAGATATCCTTATGACACCTATAACTACTCAAGGGTAAGGGTTGCTGATGGAGGTTTTATTCGTTTAAAACAAGTATCGCTTTCATACGCAGTTCCGGCCGAAATTTTAAAGCATATAGGCGCAGGTAGCGCCTCAATAAGTGCTGTCGCCAATAACTTTTGGCTAATTTATTCGGACAAAAAGCTCAAGGGCCAGGATCCAGAATTCTTTGCTTCTGGTGGTGTTGCATTACCTATTCCAAAGCAATACACTCTCTCTTTGAAGGTTGGATTTTAA
- a CDS encoding RagB/SusD family nutrient uptake outer membrane protein, whose protein sequence is MKRNKIFIYIACSALILSSGCKKFLEHQPDDRSELDDPVKVAELLANAYPHGNYITMAESMSDNAGDKGTTRRSLPNSLAWNYEDQVDATSGDTPPFYWNSCYKAIAAANYALEAIDKAGNTSQYAASRGEALVARAYAHFMLVTFFAKAYDPATAASDPGVTYVTLPQKVVEGDYNRGTVASVYDNIKKDLEEGLPLINNNSYRVPKYHFTTQAAHAFATRFYLFKRDYQKVIDHANALFPGDTVSDQLRPWNTNYYKLGYYELQAIYTNSTEPANLLLQEAESVWGRSYGGYNYGLSSAVRATVFNAANNPTGKALAMSTQVYGGTEIVYNIPKFREHFVKQSISANFGDAYNMVPLLTSEEVLFNRAEANAMLNTTDSRAKTIADLDIYLSKRIVGYSATSDKFTESKATDFFSTLTVKDALVATILNFKRQEYMHEGLRWLDIVRLKIPIEHNSLDGKIKISLGANDLRRVVQIPQDAVAAGLAANPR, encoded by the coding sequence ATGAAAAGAAATAAAATATTTATATATATAGCGTGTTCCGCCTTAATTTTATCGTCAGGGTGTAAGAAATTTCTCGAACATCAGCCCGATGATCGTAGTGAGTTGGATGATCCGGTTAAGGTTGCCGAGCTTCTGGCAAATGCTTACCCTCACGGCAATTACATAACAATGGCAGAATCAATGAGCGATAATGCTGGAGACAAGGGAACAACAAGACGAAGCTTGCCTAATTCATTGGCATGGAACTATGAAGATCAAGTGGATGCAACATCAGGAGACACCCCGCCATTCTATTGGAACTCTTGTTATAAAGCTATTGCAGCAGCAAATTATGCCTTGGAAGCTATTGACAAAGCAGGCAATACATCTCAATATGCTGCAAGTAGAGGAGAGGCTTTGGTTGCACGTGCATACGCTCACTTTATGCTGGTAACCTTTTTTGCAAAAGCATATGATCCTGCTACTGCAGCCTCAGATCCTGGTGTGACATATGTTACCTTGCCTCAAAAAGTCGTTGAAGGTGATTATAATCGGGGAACGGTCGCCAGCGTGTATGATAATATCAAGAAAGATTTAGAGGAAGGACTTCCGCTAATCAATAATAACTCATATAGAGTACCTAAGTATCATTTTACAACCCAAGCCGCCCACGCTTTTGCAACTCGTTTCTATCTATTTAAAAGAGACTATCAAAAGGTTATAGATCATGCAAATGCATTATTTCCCGGTGATACTGTGTCCGACCAATTAAGGCCCTGGAATACAAATTACTACAAACTCGGGTATTATGAGTTGCAAGCAATATACACTAATTCCACGGAACCCGCCAACCTGTTATTACAAGAAGCTGAGTCAGTTTGGGGAAGAAGCTACGGCGGATATAACTATGGGTTAAGTTCAGCAGTAAGAGCTACTGTTTTTAATGCTGCAAACAACCCGACAGGGAAGGCTTTGGCAATGTCAACGCAGGTTTATGGCGGTACCGAAATTGTTTACAACATCCCTAAGTTTAGAGAGCATTTTGTAAAGCAAAGTATCAGTGCCAATTTTGGGGATGCTTATAATATGGTTCCGTTGCTAACTAGTGAAGAGGTATTATTTAACAGGGCGGAAGCAAACGCTATGCTTAATACCACCGATAGCAGAGCAAAAACAATTGCTGATCTCGACATTTATTTATCAAAAAGAATTGTAGGCTATTCGGCAACATCAGATAAATTTACAGAATCCAAAGCAACAGATTTCTTTTCAACCTTAACGGTTAAAGATGCTTTGGTGGCCACTATTTTAAATTTCAAGCGCCAGGAATATATGCATGAGGGGTTAAGATGGTTGGATATTGTTAGGTTAAAAATTCCAATTGAACACAACAGTCTTGATGGCAAAATAAAGATTTCACTAGGTGCAAATGATCTAAGGAGGGTAGTTCAGATTCCTCAAGATGCCGTAGCGGCCGGACTAGCTGCCAACCCCCGTTAA
- a CDS encoding substrate import-associated zinc metallohydrolase lipoprotein: MKKKLFTIVALATIFLAGCSKEENLSADIVGLGGDTWTKGSVDEWININYTTPYNIEVKYKWDRSELGEFYKNVVPIQEDLVVPVMKIIKNTWIDPYVAIKGANFMKTYSHKQFYLAGSPSYNSNGTITLGTAEAGRKIVLLDLNTFDATNKAAVRRILHTMHHEFGHILNQNIAVTPDYQRITAGGYTATWFNIFRGAYSSNSTLDKIAYENDFWGMGFITPYSRSNKDDDFVEMLSSLLEGGQANFDNIVNNLFIYDGAYVKRNGKGVYEQNTDARTKLLKKRAIVIAYMKDSWGIDLTTLQLKTQEAIDAESPIPNFNTLLGPGKDYGTISVNPQRLSGLSSKFLTAYNSANTSLQTNKGYYIDNISLIFTTAKKMTLRVNYMDPTAALGAGETADFNYSITTANGVNTLTYTNPQPIDTNARAIESAIPTLLAYFNNQSFDIRWVDDIVPQSKRIFGGLVKSTDPTSFLFGTL, from the coding sequence ATGAAAAAGAAATTATTCACAATAGTTGCATTAGCAACAATCTTTTTAGCTGGATGTAGCAAAGAAGAAAATTTGAGCGCCGACATTGTCGGCCTCGGCGGAGATACTTGGACCAAAGGTTCGGTTGACGAATGGATCAACATTAATTATACTACTCCGTACAACATTGAGGTTAAATACAAGTGGGATCGGTCAGAGCTCGGCGAGTTTTATAAAAACGTGGTTCCTATCCAAGAAGATTTGGTGGTCCCAGTGATGAAGATCATCAAAAACACCTGGATAGACCCTTACGTAGCGATAAAAGGGGCTAATTTTATGAAAACTTATTCCCATAAGCAATTCTATCTGGCAGGAAGCCCTTCCTACAACAGCAATGGAACTATTACGCTTGGAACTGCTGAGGCGGGTAGAAAAATTGTATTACTTGATTTAAATACTTTTGATGCCACAAACAAGGCAGCAGTTAGACGAATTTTGCATACTATGCACCACGAGTTTGGTCATATTTTGAATCAGAACATTGCAGTGACGCCTGATTACCAAAGAATTACTGCTGGTGGCTATACTGCAACTTGGTTTAATATTTTTAGGGGAGCTTATTCATCCAATTCCACTTTAGATAAAATCGCCTATGAAAATGATTTTTGGGGAATGGGTTTTATCACGCCTTATTCGAGATCAAATAAAGATGATGATTTTGTTGAGATGCTGTCCTCATTGTTAGAAGGAGGGCAAGCTAATTTTGACAATATTGTAAACAACCTTTTTATTTATGACGGAGCCTACGTAAAAAGAAATGGCAAGGGCGTATACGAGCAAAATACTGATGCAAGAACAAAGCTATTGAAAAAGAGAGCTATTGTTATTGCTTATATGAAGGATAGTTGGGGAATAGACCTAACTACTCTACAACTAAAAACACAAGAGGCAATCGATGCCGAATCGCCAATTCCAAATTTCAACACGCTGTTGGGGCCAGGTAAAGATTATGGAACAATATCGGTAAACCCACAAAGATTATCGGGTTTATCATCAAAGTTCTTAACAGCGTACAACAGCGCTAATACAAGCTTGCAAACTAACAAGGGGTATTATATCGATAACATTTCGTTAATTTTTACTACAGCCAAAAAAATGACGTTAAGAGTAAATTATATGGATCCAACGGCTGCATTGGGTGCAGGTGAAACCGCTGATTTTAATTATAGTATTACTACTGCTAACGGTGTAAATACACTTACTTATACTAATCCGCAACCAATAGATACTAACGCAAGGGCTATAGAAAGCGCTATCCCCACTTTGTTGGCTTATTTCAACAACCAATCGTTTGATATACGTTGGGTAGATGATATTGTACCCCAATCGAAAAGAATATTTGGCGGCCTTGTGAAATCAACGGACCCAACTTCTTTCTTATTTGGAACATTGTGA
- a CDS encoding DUF4302 domain-containing protein, with product MKKHLLYLFFFALALNACKKDDSDPIIGDVDERLTGTLADYQAQLVGAEFGWKAYLLTNNKTPATFLFNFTNKNRVTMEANYEPGANESSYRLKALQKPALLFDSYSTLHLLADPNPNVYGGATAAGYSSDFEFAFLSSSADTIKLEGTFNKSKLLLIRSKSKEESEAVFTSVEDVSDVVSKVKTYFKRTIIGGIECELNLNGNAQTLSLSYLDGGTLKTVKSSYYVDQTTIQLYEPLVIGKTSISKLERLSFDSATGILNTKAGGEIIQIKEAIKPMQYDITAAKKWFNNPPNGYYWFTDGFTVDGIDDAYGVKTIPGYNYLIFYSAYRPQYSRLGFIVNGGYAAYGPAPIAIFPDDGTIKFNNAGFFGTAPAEIRPIVTNTQNNLFLTAGFYAIQTDVKGGAFDLVSVSDARTWISFRR from the coding sequence ATGAAAAAGCATTTATTATATTTATTCTTCTTTGCTTTGGCGTTAAACGCATGCAAGAAGGACGATAGTGACCCTATTATTGGGGATGTCGACGAAAGGCTAACAGGTACGCTTGCCGATTATCAGGCCCAACTTGTTGGGGCGGAATTCGGTTGGAAAGCTTATTTGTTGACCAACAATAAAACGCCAGCCACGTTTCTGTTCAACTTTACTAACAAAAACAGAGTTACAATGGAAGCAAATTACGAGCCTGGCGCCAACGAAAGTTCGTATCGGTTAAAAGCTTTGCAAAAGCCAGCACTTTTATTTGACAGCTATTCTACATTACATTTACTAGCAGATCCAAATCCAAATGTTTATGGCGGTGCTACCGCTGCAGGTTATTCCTCAGATTTTGAATTTGCTTTCTTATCGTCAAGTGCAGATACAATTAAATTAGAAGGTACATTTAACAAAAGTAAATTGCTTTTGATCAGATCAAAATCCAAAGAAGAAAGTGAGGCAGTCTTTACTTCTGTAGAGGATGTTAGTGACGTGGTTTCAAAGGTTAAGACCTATTTTAAACGAACGATAATTGGTGGCATTGAGTGTGAATTAAATTTGAATGGAAATGCTCAAACTCTTTCTCTTTCCTATTTAGACGGTGGTACACTCAAGACTGTTAAATCTAGTTATTACGTTGATCAAACAACTATACAATTATACGAGCCCTTAGTAATAGGTAAAACATCGATATCAAAATTGGAAAGACTAAGTTTCGATTCTGCAACTGGTATTCTTAATACAAAAGCTGGGGGGGAAATAATTCAAATCAAAGAAGCTATTAAGCCAATGCAATATGACATTACCGCTGCAAAGAAATGGTTTAATAACCCGCCAAACGGCTATTATTGGTTTACCGATGGATTTACTGTTGACGGCATCGATGATGCCTATGGTGTTAAAACAATTCCAGGATACAATTATTTGATATTCTATTCGGCGTACAGGCCTCAATATTCCAGATTAGGATTTATTGTAAATGGCGGATATGCTGCTTATGGTCCGGCCCCAATCGCTATTTTTCCCGACGATGGCACTATCAAGTTTAACAATGCGGGATTTTTTGGGACGGCTCCGGCCGAAATAAGGCCCATAGTTACAAATACGCAAAATAATCTGTTTTTAACCGCAGGTTTCTATGCTATTCAAACCGATGTTAAAGGTGGAGCGTTCGATTTAGTATCTGTTAGTGATGCGAGAACATGGATTTCATTTCGGCGATAA
- a CDS encoding DUF983 domain-containing protein: protein MAEGTSKLYAIIHCKCPHCRRGDIFTGSMYGWNIQHTKEVCGHCGQRIEIEPGYFYAAMYVSYAMNVIEMLIASLITYLVVGPLTDETFWHYLIVIFAGCFVLYPFNYRYSRIILLHVLSPNIKYKPYYDK, encoded by the coding sequence ATGGCCGAAGGTACCTCAAAACTTTATGCCATCATCCATTGTAAATGCCCGCATTGCCGTAGGGGTGATATTTTTACGGGCAGTATGTACGGGTGGAATATTCAGCATACTAAGGAAGTTTGTGGCCATTGCGGACAAAGAATTGAAATTGAGCCCGGCTATTTTTATGCAGCAATGTACGTAAGCTACGCCATGAATGTGATTGAAATGTTGATTGCAAGCTTGATCACCTACCTTGTTGTCGGGCCGTTGACAGATGAAACCTTTTGGCATTACCTCATCGTTATTTTCGCCGGCTGCTTTGTGCTCTACCCGTTCAACTATCGCTATTCTCGCATCATTTTGCTTCACGTGCTGTCGCCAAATATAAAGTACAAACCTTATTACGATAAGTAA
- a CDS encoding DUF2461 domain-containing protein, which yields MLKKESLQFIQDVAENNNREWFAENKAVYEDAKADVLALVGQIIPELAKVDPVLSAEADPKKCLLRIYRDVRFSKNKDPYKNNFGIWFSSKKGGNEPGYYLHIQPGKSFVAGGYWMPEPVHLKLIRQEIDYNIGDFKEIIEEKNFKKHFKLGVDNALKNAPKGYDPNDPNIELLKLKSFEATMRIDDEAFLKPAIVDKLITSFKTVQPLVAFLRNAISQ from the coding sequence ATGTTAAAAAAAGAGTCCCTCCAGTTTATACAAGACGTTGCCGAAAATAATAATCGCGAATGGTTTGCCGAGAACAAAGCGGTTTACGAAGATGCAAAAGCAGACGTTCTTGCCCTTGTAGGCCAAATTATCCCAGAGCTCGCCAAAGTAGATCCCGTACTCTCTGCAGAGGCCGATCCTAAAAAATGCCTGCTGCGCATTTATCGCGATGTTCGCTTTAGCAAAAACAAAGACCCCTACAAAAACAACTTTGGAATATGGTTCTCGTCGAAAAAGGGTGGTAACGAACCGGGATATTATTTGCATATCCAACCCGGAAAGAGTTTCGTTGCAGGTGGGTACTGGATGCCAGAACCGGTGCATTTAAAACTAATTAGACAAGAAATTGATTATAATATTGGCGATTTTAAGGAAATTATAGAAGAGAAAAACTTCAAAAAGCACTTTAAATTGGGAGTAGACAATGCCCTGAAAAATGCACCGAAGGGTTACGATCCCAACGATCCGAATATTGAGCTTTTAAAGTTGAAGAGTTTTGAAGCCACAATGAGAATCGATGATGAGGCATTTCTAAAGCCTGCCATCGTTGATAAGTTGATAACTTCTTTTAAAACGGTACAACCATTAGTTGCATTTTTACGAAACGCTATCAGTCAGTAA